A genomic region of Armatimonas rosea contains the following coding sequences:
- a CDS encoding 4'-phosphopantetheinyl transferase family protein: MTQVSAPEGVVVWLLELDTTAPLGYLSPDEQARAARFRFERDRRRYHVCRSALRVVLGERLQVPPEALEFTYGPQGKPECTGATFNVSHSNGLALIALGADGVDIEEIRHDIEPQSLGRSVFTPAELSHIHSVEDFFLAWTAKEALIKAEGSGFSSPLLKRTVWPALEPALAERFTLVRLDVPPGFAAALALQKTKKAARQLSGGS, from the coding sequence ATGACACAAGTAAGCGCCCCCGAGGGGGTCGTGGTCTGGCTCCTGGAGCTCGATACCACGGCCCCTCTTGGCTACCTCTCCCCCGATGAGCAGGCGCGTGCCGCCCGCTTCCGGTTCGAGCGGGACAGGCGGCGATACCACGTCTGCCGGAGTGCGCTCCGCGTGGTGCTGGGCGAGAGGCTTCAGGTCCCGCCCGAGGCGCTGGAGTTTACCTACGGCCCACAAGGAAAGCCTGAGTGCACAGGAGCGACATTCAATGTCTCGCATAGCAATGGCCTGGCCCTGATCGCACTGGGCGCAGACGGAGTCGATATTGAGGAGATCCGCCACGATATCGAGCCACAGAGCCTTGGGCGGAGTGTCTTCACCCCCGCGGAGCTCTCCCATATTCACTCTGTCGAGGACTTCTTTCTCGCCTGGACCGCCAAGGAGGCGCTCATCAAGGCCGAGGGCAGCGGGTTTTCATCGCCCTTGCTCAAGCGCACGGTCTGGCCTGCGCTGGAGCCCGCGCTCGCAGAGCGCTTCACCCTAGTGCGCCTCGACGTGCCCCCCGGCTTTGCCGCGGCGCTCGCCCTTCAAAAGACAAAAAAAGCCGCCAGACAGCTGTCTGGCGGGTCTTAG
- a CDS encoding transposase, which produces FRGCSGSTRSHLSSNYTPGKDTSFMKSSVQLGKTGSSNTAERIELIQRFIRLFGAQNISCLLADREFLSRGFLTYLESQKINYCFRAKSNLLVANGRGELCCSSWLFRNAALQRPRKLGKRLVLGTPRFVCGTRLPDGDYLIVVSNFDSGLEIYAKRWGIETLFGSLKSRGFDLEATHVSAPDRLARLVALVALAYTWAAVSGIWLFSPIQLKLKKHGRLPISRFRLGLDWLQPLALKLCRTINENQGMLALQFLSCT; this is translated from the coding sequence GATTTCGAGGCTGCTCTGGCTCTACTAGATCCCACTTGTCATCCAACTACACTCCCGGCAAGGATACCAGCTTTATGAAATCGTCCGTACAGTTGGGTAAAACGGGTAGTAGCAACACCGCGGAACGTATCGAGCTGATTCAGCGTTTCATCCGCCTTTTTGGAGCACAGAATATCTCCTGTCTTTTGGCGGATCGCGAGTTTCTCAGCCGTGGGTTTCTGACGTACTTGGAGAGCCAAAAGATTAACTACTGTTTTCGCGCCAAGTCCAACCTCTTGGTTGCCAATGGACGTGGCGAACTCTGTTGTTCCAGTTGGCTGTTCCGAAACGCTGCTCTTCAACGCCCTCGGAAGTTGGGTAAACGGCTTGTTCTTGGCACGCCTCGGTTTGTCTGTGGAACGCGCCTACCAGACGGGGATTACTTAATCGTGGTAAGTAACTTTGATTCAGGTCTTGAAATCTATGCCAAACGCTGGGGAATCGAGACCCTGTTCGGCAGCCTGAAGAGTCGTGGTTTTGATCTTGAGGCCACCCATGTGAGTGCTCCCGACCGTCTTGCCCGCTTGGTTGCTCTTGTGGCCCTAGCCTATACATGGGCTGCAGTATCTGGTATATGGCTATTTTCTCCGATCCAATTGAAGTTGAAGAAGCATGGTCGTCTGCCCATCTCTCGCTTTCGTCTGGGGCTTGATTGGCTACAGCCGTTGGCTCTTAAATTATGTAGAACTATCAACGAAAATCAGGGAATGTTAGCCCTACAATTTTTGTCCTGTACTTAG
- a CDS encoding non-ribosomal peptide synthetase/type I polyketide synthase: protein MDDTQGIAVVGLTGRFPGAPDLETFWQNVSQGVCSLERFPKTGSPNLAGGGGDYVPVRGTLAGAEEFDAGFFGFPPREAEATDPQQRVFLEACWSALEDAGYVPESFPGSIGVWAGMSNNTYWHLVRQNPELERTAGAITVMLGNEKDYVALRTAYKLNLRGPAVAQNTACSTSLVAVVNAVNALQSFQCDMALAGGVAIYSPQETGYTYVPGSILSPDGTVHAFDESANGTVFGSGVGVVVLKRLEDALKDNDTIHAVIRGAAINNDGSDKAGFTAPSISGQAEVIAMAQALAGVSADEISYIETHGTGTQLGDPIEIAGLTRAFRETTDATQFCALGTLKPNIGHLDVASGVAGLIKTILALKHQQLPPAINFHKPNPKIEWAGSPFFVNTKLRPWQAETRIAGVSSFGFGGTNAHVVVSEAPKFSSPEPSPRALERLPSSPSAPSSREEGQAKREDAASLPGEARAMRGREVASPSESERWLLPLSARSEAAVENAAANLARHLEKHPELSLADVAYTLRVGRREFAHRRAVSVTDHAEAIAALTDKKRGAWGKALETPSVVFLFPGQGSQSCGMGKGLYETSAVYRAAVDDCAALLKAPLGLDIRDIIFGDDEAALSQTAITQPALFVIAYAAAKYYEAHGITPSAMLGHSLGEYVAAHLAGVFSLPDALAVLAERARLMQSLPGGAMLAVRLPEAEAAPLFAKFGLSLAAVNGPQLCVASGTFEQVAALEATGIAGKRLKTSHAFHSAMTEPILAEFERFVESVPRHAPTQPIVSTRTGTWLTADDALSPRYWAEQLRHAVRFDDALSVLLANPSSVLVECGPGRILTTLAKQRPEKPRTLTTDDDPLAQLWAAGVPLPEPTAARRVSLPTYPFERQRYFAQPKIEPTSEITTPMSTQTVTDRKPRLLAEIQETLSDLSGMNASDLTADASFSELGFDSLFLTQAAQALSKQFGVSLAFRQLMEELSTPAALAGYVDGLLAPEPELTSPPVPHLKARGVETPPLTPPLPLGEGGWGGEVGSVQSLVAQQLAIMQQQLALLAGGVMTAQTVPVVAPEPVKPTLNIASAPNVPQNPTAEPPRRAGDGGEAPSGGNHGPFRPIQKTTTDEFTPQQKAHLAELTAQYLAKTRKSREYTIQHRQKLSDPRAVAGFKPFWKDLVYPIVAESSKGSQIVDVDGNKYVDMTMGFGLNFFGHGPDFLIEAVKKQLDLGIEVGPQSPLAGPVAEKLCAYVGAERAIFCNTGSEAVMAAVRAARTVTGRDKVVMFSGAYHGVHDEVLVRGNGRGKSFPIAPGIPNRAVSETIILEYGSDEALQTIRQRAGEIAAILVEPVQSRHPDLRPYEFVKTLRALASEHEIAFVFDEIVNGFRLGRRGAAGVYEIEPDMQTFGKILGAGIPIGALTGKAKFLDAFDGGQWEYGDDSFPSVGMTFFAGTFVRNPIAMAAANAVLDRLNADPNIAERISARGEQFGAKLDAILKKWGVPFPLERFRSMFYLNTHGATVGGLLHFHLRLRNVHIWENRPSFLSTEHTDADLDFILDAFEQSCAAMAEGGFLTPPAPVTLPTTPQQREVWLAAHESETASLSYNESIGVHLDGDLDTDKLASSLQRIVERHGALRATFSDDGTTQTIAPSLTLEIPITETNETGLEQLQKDEASRPFDLAHGPLLRARLVRITSPLTPAGQGDNEELPCIPPVGRGLGGNRHVLLLTAHHIVCDGWSWAVVLDELAKGVAGKPLPAPYSFVEFAQKPSSDSDLAWWKAQLATVELAPLALPTDHARPAVFTYRGDRIHRTLPESLTAPLRKLSGKQGATLFATLFTAYETLLRRLTGQSELVIGVPSAGQTTVETDAPLVGHAVNLLPIPLAPPILGAGGATFTQLLAQRKRQILDAFDHRDCTFGTLVSALSLPRDPSRNPLVSTTFNLERTGGGDLGFVGLSSHMSKAPRVAYQFELGFNLVDDGKTIEVEASYNTDLFSAETITRWLAHFETLLEGIVAQPERELTTLPLLTPEDAAQLAAWGDGGKRERSFAPLATLFAEQADATPDALAVTDGTQSLTYSELKASADTLAAQLRELGVQPGHGIAIELPRSLQTITSVLGVLTAGAYYVPIDPAYPEERREWLRKDSGAVAVISHLPGSSLATPLPLFAPSSQEEGQKMGKVSVPLPNEERVIGDEGGRLSGREMAQATLLYTSGSTGTPKGVQITQTAIARLVKDADWLEFENQTFLFHSAFAFDATLLEIFGPLLNGGRLVVAPEGPRTLSELGETVRQNGVTTLWLTAGLFHALVDSGLSDFAGVQQLLAGGDVLSTPHVAKALAELPNTRFFDGYGPTENTTFTCVHAITEADTQGVSIPIGKPVTGTTVRILDSHNQPCPLGVVGELCTGGAGLALGYHNAPERTAERFITVGGERLYRTGDLARWQADGTIAFLGRADAQVKIRGNRVELGELEAALCRLPGVREAAALAPTDTHGSRTLVAYVVAETDPAALKQALQLTLPPYLVPSTIVAIDALPLTANGKVDKAKLASLPTFGEGGSPKRGTSAGGVGSGGVGSGGERLGGKLEALFAEALGLESVSPDDDFFALGGDSLKAIRLFARVEAEFGKRLPLSALFATPTPTGIATRLAPHPDPLPNHPEGTRRVAGEEGRRLSGGEMASRELPRGTLVPINPHGKRTPLFLIHHVQGIVVLYHDLAKHLGVDQPVFAIEAAGMDGETEPHQSLPEMARDYAALIRAHFPAGPYRVAGFSSGGIVALEVARALRSDGHVVEFVGMFDSYAPEYHRQNPEFTNPETTGQRLAAHFNMFRKLDTKSQGEYLKRRLQKVQDRLKPTATTEEPDQAFWEALGRVRQAQEAAIHAHYPEPYDAPVTLFRATEHSAPWDELLFWGEALPQVELCDIPGDHHLLIQEPFVRTLADELTQRLAPPELRLIKAA, encoded by the coding sequence ATGGACGACACACAGGGCATTGCCGTTGTGGGGCTCACGGGGCGCTTCCCCGGTGCCCCCGATCTGGAGACCTTCTGGCAGAATGTTAGCCAGGGGGTCTGCTCGCTTGAGCGCTTCCCAAAGACTGGCTCCCCCAATCTTGCGGGCGGGGGGGGCGACTATGTCCCCGTGCGTGGGACACTCGCCGGCGCGGAGGAGTTCGATGCGGGCTTCTTTGGCTTCCCGCCCCGTGAGGCCGAGGCGACCGATCCCCAGCAGCGGGTCTTCCTAGAGGCGTGCTGGAGCGCCCTCGAAGACGCCGGCTACGTCCCCGAGAGCTTTCCCGGCAGCATCGGGGTCTGGGCGGGGATGAGCAACAACACCTACTGGCACCTCGTCCGCCAGAACCCCGAGCTGGAGCGCACAGCGGGGGCGATCACCGTGATGCTGGGCAATGAGAAGGACTATGTCGCCCTGCGCACCGCCTACAAGCTCAACCTCCGTGGCCCCGCGGTCGCCCAAAACACCGCCTGCTCGACATCGCTGGTCGCCGTGGTCAACGCGGTCAATGCCCTCCAGTCGTTCCAGTGCGATATGGCGCTCGCCGGGGGGGTGGCGATCTACTCCCCCCAGGAGACCGGCTACACCTATGTCCCCGGGAGCATCCTCTCCCCCGACGGCACGGTCCACGCCTTCGATGAGAGCGCCAACGGCACGGTCTTTGGCTCCGGCGTGGGCGTGGTTGTCCTCAAGCGCCTGGAAGATGCCCTCAAAGACAACGACACGATCCACGCCGTGATCCGTGGTGCCGCGATCAACAACGACGGCTCGGATAAAGCGGGCTTCACTGCCCCCAGTATCTCCGGTCAGGCCGAGGTGATCGCGATGGCGCAAGCGCTCGCGGGGGTCAGCGCCGATGAGATTAGCTATATCGAGACCCATGGAACCGGCACGCAGCTCGGCGACCCTATCGAGATCGCCGGTCTCACCCGCGCCTTCCGCGAGACCACCGACGCCACCCAGTTCTGCGCACTGGGCACGCTCAAGCCCAATATCGGGCACCTCGATGTGGCATCGGGGGTGGCCGGCCTGATCAAGACCATCCTCGCCCTCAAGCACCAGCAGCTCCCGCCCGCGATCAACTTCCATAAACCCAACCCCAAGATCGAGTGGGCCGGCAGCCCGTTTTTTGTCAATACAAAGCTGCGCCCCTGGCAAGCCGAGACGAGAATCGCCGGAGTCAGCTCGTTTGGCTTTGGCGGGACGAATGCACACGTGGTGGTGAGCGAAGCACCGAAATTCAGCTCTCCGGAGCCATCTCCCCGCGCCTTAGAGCGCCTCCCCTCTTCCCCTAGTGCTCCTTCGTCGCGGGAAGAGGGGCAAGCGAAGCGGGAGGATGCAGCCTCTCTTCCCGGCGAGGCACGAGCCATGAGGGGAAGAGAGGTGGCGAGCCCTAGCGAGTCGGAGAGATGGCTCCTCCCTCTCTCCGCACGCTCCGAAGCTGCCGTTGAGAACGCGGCGGCGAACTTGGCACGGCACTTGGAGAAGCACCCTGAGCTCTCGCTCGCCGACGTGGCCTACACGCTCCGGGTCGGGCGGCGGGAGTTTGCCCACCGCCGCGCGGTGAGTGTCACCGACCACGCCGAGGCGATCGCCGCCCTCACCGACAAGAAGCGCGGCGCATGGGGAAAGGCCCTCGAAACTCCGTCCGTGGTCTTTCTCTTCCCTGGCCAGGGCTCGCAGAGCTGCGGGATGGGTAAGGGGCTCTATGAGACGAGTGCTGTCTATCGGGCTGCCGTAGACGATTGCGCGGCGCTTCTGAAAGCACCTCTGGGCCTCGATATCCGCGACATTATCTTCGGCGACGACGAAGCCGCGCTGAGCCAGACCGCGATCACGCAGCCCGCGCTCTTTGTGATCGCCTATGCTGCGGCGAAGTACTACGAAGCGCACGGCATCACCCCCAGCGCGATGCTGGGCCACAGCCTTGGGGAGTATGTCGCGGCGCACCTAGCGGGGGTTTTCTCGCTCCCAGATGCCCTTGCCGTTCTCGCCGAGCGGGCACGGCTGATGCAGAGCCTTCCCGGTGGAGCCATGCTGGCCGTGCGCCTGCCCGAGGCGGAGGCTGCCCCACTCTTCGCCAAGTTCGGGCTCTCACTCGCGGCGGTCAATGGCCCCCAGCTCTGTGTGGCCTCGGGGACATTCGAGCAGGTCGCGGCCCTGGAAGCGACCGGGATCGCGGGCAAGCGCCTCAAGACATCGCACGCCTTCCACTCCGCCATGACCGAGCCGATCTTAGCCGAGTTCGAGCGTTTTGTGGAGTCGGTGCCGCGCCATGCGCCGACGCAGCCGATTGTCTCGACCCGCACCGGCACCTGGCTCACCGCCGACGATGCCCTGTCGCCGCGCTACTGGGCTGAGCAGCTACGCCACGCCGTGCGCTTCGACGATGCCCTCTCGGTCTTGCTGGCAAACCCAAGCTCGGTCTTAGTGGAGTGCGGCCCCGGGCGCATCCTCACGACCCTGGCCAAGCAACGCCCCGAGAAACCACGCACCCTCACCACCGACGACGACCCGCTGGCCCAGCTCTGGGCGGCCGGTGTCCCCCTGCCCGAGCCCACCGCCGCTCGCCGCGTCTCCCTACCGACCTATCCCTTTGAGCGCCAGCGCTACTTCGCGCAGCCCAAAATCGAACCGACCTCTGAGATCACCACGCCTATGTCCACACAAACCGTCACCGACCGAAAACCCCGCCTGCTCGCCGAGATTCAGGAGACCCTCTCCGATCTCTCGGGCATGAACGCCAGCGACCTCACCGCCGATGCCAGCTTCTCCGAGCTGGGCTTTGACTCGCTGTTCTTGACCCAAGCGGCGCAGGCACTCTCCAAACAGTTCGGGGTCAGCCTTGCCTTCCGCCAGCTCATGGAGGAGCTCTCGACCCCCGCCGCTCTCGCCGGCTACGTGGATGGCTTGCTGGCACCGGAGCCGGAGCTCACCTCTCCCCCAGTCCCTCACCTAAAGGCAAGGGGAGTAGAAACCCCGCCTCTTACTCCCCCCTTGCCTTTAGGTGAGGGGGGCTGGGGGGGAGAGGTTGGCTCCGTTCAGTCCCTCGTCGCCCAGCAACTCGCGATCATGCAGCAGCAGCTCGCCTTGCTCGCAGGTGGCGTGATGACGGCCCAAACCGTCCCTGTCGTAGCCCCGGAGCCTGTCAAGCCAACGCTAAATATTGCATCTGCGCCCAACGTCCCCCAGAATCCAACCGCAGAGCCCCCCCGCCGGGCGGGGGATGGGGGGGAGGCCCCCAGTGGCGGCAACCATGGACCGTTCCGACCAATCCAGAAGACCACGACCGATGAGTTCACGCCCCAGCAGAAGGCGCACCTAGCGGAGCTGACGGCGCAGTATCTGGCCAAGACCCGAAAGTCCCGCGAGTACACGATCCAGCACCGCCAAAAGCTCTCCGACCCACGTGCCGTGGCGGGGTTCAAGCCGTTCTGGAAAGACCTGGTCTACCCGATCGTCGCCGAGAGCTCCAAGGGAAGCCAGATTGTCGATGTCGACGGCAATAAGTATGTCGACATGACCATGGGCTTTGGGCTGAACTTCTTTGGACACGGCCCCGACTTTCTGATCGAGGCGGTCAAGAAGCAGCTGGACCTGGGGATCGAGGTAGGGCCGCAGTCGCCGCTGGCGGGGCCAGTCGCCGAGAAGCTCTGCGCCTATGTCGGGGCCGAGCGGGCGATCTTCTGCAACACCGGCTCCGAGGCCGTGATGGCCGCGGTCCGTGCCGCTCGGACGGTCACCGGCCGGGATAAAGTGGTGATGTTCTCGGGAGCCTACCACGGAGTCCACGATGAGGTCCTGGTGCGCGGCAACGGGCGTGGCAAGTCGTTTCCGATCGCCCCGGGGATTCCCAATCGCGCGGTCTCGGAGACCATTATTCTTGAGTACGGCTCCGACGAAGCCCTCCAGACCATTCGCCAGCGCGCCGGTGAGATCGCGGCGATCCTGGTCGAGCCGGTGCAGAGCCGCCACCCCGACCTGCGGCCCTATGAGTTCGTGAAGACCCTCCGAGCGCTGGCCAGTGAGCATGAGATCGCCTTTGTCTTCGATGAGATCGTCAATGGCTTCCGCCTGGGCCGACGCGGCGCGGCGGGGGTCTACGAGATCGAGCCGGACATGCAGACCTTTGGTAAGATCCTCGGGGCGGGTATCCCGATTGGGGCACTCACGGGCAAGGCCAAGTTCCTCGATGCCTTCGATGGCGGGCAGTGGGAGTACGGCGACGACTCGTTCCCCTCGGTGGGGATGACGTTCTTTGCGGGAACCTTTGTCCGCAATCCTATCGCCATGGCCGCCGCCAACGCCGTGCTGGATCGCCTCAACGCCGACCCGAATATCGCCGAGCGTATCTCCGCGCGGGGCGAGCAGTTCGGGGCAAAGCTGGACGCGATCCTCAAGAAGTGGGGGGTCCCCTTCCCGCTGGAGCGCTTCCGCTCGATGTTCTACCTCAATACCCACGGCGCGACTGTCGGCGGGCTACTCCACTTCCACCTGCGGCTCCGCAATGTGCACATCTGGGAGAACCGACCATCGTTCCTCTCGACCGAGCACACCGATGCCGACCTGGACTTCATTCTGGATGCCTTCGAGCAGTCCTGCGCGGCGATGGCGGAGGGAGGCTTCCTGACGCCTCCCGCTCCCGTGACGCTTCCCACGACACCGCAGCAGCGTGAGGTCTGGCTGGCGGCGCACGAAAGCGAGACCGCCTCGCTCTCCTACAACGAGTCTATCGGGGTGCACCTCGACGGCGACCTCGACACCGACAAGCTCGCCAGCAGCCTCCAGCGCATTGTCGAGCGCCACGGTGCCCTGCGCGCCACCTTCAGCGACGATGGCACGACCCAGACCATCGCGCCCTCTCTGACGCTGGAGATACCGATCACCGAGACCAACGAGACAGGGCTAGAACAGCTCCAGAAAGACGAGGCCTCCCGCCCTTTTGACCTGGCGCACGGGCCGCTTCTGCGCGCCCGGCTCGTGCGCATAACGTCCCCCCTAACCCCCGCCGGGCAGGGGGACAATGAGGAACTACCTTGTATCCCCCCCGTTGGACGGGGGTTGGGGGGGAATCGCCATGTTCTGCTTCTGACGGCGCACCACATTGTCTGCGACGGCTGGTCGTGGGCGGTGGTGCTGGATGAGCTCGCCAAGGGCGTGGCGGGTAAGCCCCTGCCTGCCCCCTACAGCTTCGTGGAGTTCGCTCAGAAGCCCAGCAGCGACTCCGATCTCGCGTGGTGGAAGGCGCAGCTTGCGACGGTAGAGCTCGCGCCCCTCGCCCTGCCGACCGACCATGCCCGCCCAGCTGTCTTTACCTACCGCGGCGACCGCATCCACCGTACCCTCCCCGAGAGCCTAACCGCCCCGCTCCGCAAGCTCTCGGGCAAGCAAGGGGCAACCCTCTTTGCGACCCTCTTCACCGCCTACGAGACCCTCCTGCGCCGCCTCACGGGCCAGAGCGAGCTTGTGATCGGCGTGCCGTCGGCGGGCCAAACAACCGTAGAGACCGACGCGCCCCTCGTCGGTCATGCTGTCAACTTACTCCCCATCCCCCTGGCTCCCCCAATCCTGGGGGCGGGCGGGGCTACATTCACCCAGCTCCTCGCGCAACGCAAGCGGCAGATTCTCGATGCCTTCGACCACCGCGACTGCACCTTTGGGACCCTGGTCAGTGCCCTGAGCCTGCCCCGCGACCCGAGCCGCAACCCGCTGGTCTCGACCACTTTCAACTTGGAGCGCACCGGCGGCGGCGACCTGGGCTTCGTCGGTCTTAGCAGCCACATGAGTAAGGCCCCACGGGTCGCCTACCAGTTTGAGCTGGGCTTTAACCTCGTGGACGATGGCAAGACAATCGAGGTGGAGGCGAGCTACAACACCGATCTCTTCTCCGCGGAGACCATCACCCGCTGGCTGGCACACTTTGAGACGCTCCTTGAAGGCATCGTCGCGCAGCCGGAGCGCGAGCTCACGACACTTCCCCTGCTCACGCCAGAAGACGCGGCACAGCTTGCGGCCTGGGGCGATGGCGGAAAGCGAGAGCGGAGCTTCGCGCCGCTCGCAACACTCTTTGCCGAGCAAGCCGACGCCACACCGGATGCGCTCGCAGTGACCGATGGCACGCAGTCCCTCACCTATTCCGAGCTAAAAGCCAGCGCCGACACCCTCGCCGCCCAGCTTCGCGAGCTTGGTGTCCAGCCGGGGCACGGGATCGCGATCGAGCTTCCTCGCTCGCTCCAGACCATCACCAGTGTCCTTGGGGTTCTCACGGCAGGCGCGTACTATGTCCCCATCGACCCCGCCTACCCGGAAGAGCGCCGGGAGTGGCTACGAAAGGACAGCGGCGCAGTCGCGGTGATTAGCCATCTCCCCGGCTCGTCCCTCGCCACCCCTCTTCCCTTGTTCGCTCCTTCGTCGCAGGAAGAGGGGCAAAAAATGGGGAAGGTGTCAGTCCCTCTTCCCAACGAGGAACGAGTGATAGGGGACGAGGGAGGCCGTCTCAGCGGCAGGGAGATGGCCCAAGCCACCCTCCTCTACACCTCTGGCTCCACGGGAACCCCCAAGGGCGTGCAGATTACCCAGACAGCCATTGCACGCCTCGTCAAAGACGCCGACTGGCTAGAGTTTGAGAACCAGACCTTTCTGTTCCACTCCGCCTTCGCCTTCGACGCCACGCTACTGGAGATCTTCGGGCCGCTCCTCAACGGCGGCAGGCTTGTTGTCGCTCCCGAGGGGCCGCGGACGCTCTCGGAGCTCGGGGAGACGGTGCGTCAAAACGGCGTGACCACGCTCTGGTTGACGGCAGGCCTGTTCCATGCCCTCGTGGACTCGGGGCTCTCAGACTTTGCCGGGGTACAGCAGCTCCTCGCAGGCGGCGATGTGCTCTCCACGCCCCATGTGGCAAAGGCACTGGCCGAACTCCCCAACACACGCTTCTTCGATGGCTACGGCCCGACAGAGAACACGACGTTCACCTGTGTCCACGCCATCACGGAGGCCGATACGCAGGGCGTGAGCATCCCCATCGGCAAGCCCGTCACCGGGACGACCGTTCGGATTCTCGACTCCCACAACCAGCCCTGTCCGCTCGGCGTTGTCGGAGAGCTCTGCACCGGCGGCGCTGGTCTGGCACTCGGCTACCACAACGCCCCCGAGCGTACAGCAGAGAGGTTTATTACGGTCGGTGGGGAGCGCCTCTACCGCACGGGTGATCTCGCCCGCTGGCAAGCCGACGGCACCATCGCGTTTCTCGGTCGTGCCGACGCACAGGTCAAGATTCGAGGAAATCGTGTCGAGCTCGGCGAGCTGGAAGCAGCCCTCTGCCGCCTTCCCGGAGTCCGAGAGGCCGCCGCCCTCGCCCCGACAGACACCCACGGGAGCCGCACCCTGGTCGCCTACGTGGTCGCCGAGACAGACCCCGCGGCGCTCAAGCAAGCCCTCCAGCTCACCCTCCCGCCCTACTTGGTGCCCTCGACGATCGTCGCGATCGACGCACTTCCCCTCACCGCAAACGGCAAGGTAGATAAGGCCAAGCTCGCCTCCCTACCCACCTTCGGAGAGGGAGGGTCGCCGAAGCGAGGAACGAGCGCAGGCGGGGTGGGTTCTGGTGGGGTGGGTTCTGGCGGGGAGAGGCTAGGCGGCAAACTAGAAGCACTCTTCGCCGAGGCACTCGGCTTGGAGTCCGTCTCCCCCGACGACGACTTCTTCGCCCTAGGCGGCGACTCCCTCAAAGCCATCCGGCTCTTCGCACGGGTCGAGGCCGAGTTTGGCAAGCGCCTCCCCCTCTCCGCCCTCTTCGCCACACCAACCCCCACGGGAATCGCCACCCGCCTCGCCCCCCATCCTGACCCTCTTCCCAACCACCCAGAGGGTACCCGACGAGTGGCAGGGGAAGAGGGTCGCCGTCTCAGCGGCGGGGAGATGGCAAGCCGGGAGCTGCCGCGCGGCACCCTTGTCCCGATCAATCCCCATGGCAAGCGCACGCCGCTCTTCCTGATCCACCACGTCCAGGGAATTGTCGTCCTCTACCACGACCTCGCCAAGCACCTTGGCGTGGACCAGCCGGTCTTTGCGATCGAGGCGGCGGGCATGGACGGCGAGACAGAGCCGCACCAGTCCCTCCCCGAGATGGCCCGCGACTACGCCGCCCTCATCCGTGCCCATTTCCCCGCGGGGCCGTACCGTGTGGCGGGGTTCTCGTCGGGGGGGATTGTCGCGCTGGAGGTGGCTCGTGCACTCCGAAGCGACGGCCATGTGGTAGAGTTTGTCGGGATGTTCGATAGCTACGCCCCCGAGTACCACCGCCAGAACCCGGAGTTTACCAACCCGGAGACAACCGGCCAGCGGCTCGCGGCGCACTTCAACATGTTCCGCAAGCTGGACACCAAGAGCCAAGGCGAGTACCTGAAGCGCCGGCTCCAAAAAGTCCAGGACCGTCTCAAGCCCACAGCAACCACCGAAGAGCCCGACCAGGCGTTCTGGGAGGCGCTCGGGCGGGTGCGGCAGGCGCAGGAGGCCGCGATCCACGCGCACTACCCGGAGCCCTACGACGCTCCCGTGACCCTCTTCCGAGCCACGGAGCACAGCGCCCCCTGGGACGAGCTTCTCTTCTGGGGCGAGGCGCTCCCCCAAGTGGAGCTCTGTGATATCCCCGGCGACCACCACCTGCTGATCCAGGAGCCGTTTGTGCGCACCCTCGCCGACGAGCTTACCCAGCGCCTCGCGCCGCCCGAGCTCCGGCTCATTAAGGCGGCATGA
- a CDS encoding ComF family protein: protein MAVFADAFSERENLEKIVTLGDYLAIKQNLETRGMLRFVKEGGESGYSARELKDAKAAAQLTRWVDALNNERKWPLKRFAEQLSPMLADGIAVAVAPSHDPFVTETPIRALAQKLAALGERVDATSCLRRHTKIRRIGYGGPSYVHLHRETIEVVSAELFSGRAVLLLDDIARSGATLRACRQLLLEHGASEVQMLALGRVWRP, encoded by the coding sequence ATGGCTGTCTTTGCCGATGCGTTTTCCGAGCGTGAGAACCTGGAGAAAATTGTCACTCTGGGCGACTATCTGGCGATTAAGCAGAACCTGGAGACCCGAGGGATGCTGCGCTTTGTCAAAGAGGGCGGCGAGAGCGGCTACAGTGCGCGGGAGCTCAAGGATGCCAAGGCCGCGGCGCAGCTCACGCGCTGGGTGGATGCACTCAACAACGAGCGCAAGTGGCCGCTCAAACGCTTTGCCGAGCAGCTTAGCCCGATGCTGGCCGACGGGATCGCCGTTGCCGTGGCACCGTCGCACGACCCGTTTGTCACCGAGACCCCGATCCGTGCGCTCGCCCAAAAACTTGCGGCGCTGGGGGAGCGCGTGGACGCCACGAGCTGCCTGCGACGGCACACTAAGATTCGGCGGATCGGCTACGGCGGCCCGAGCTACGTCCATCTTCACCGGGAGACGATTGAGGTCGTGAGCGCGGAGCTCTTTTCCGGGAGGGCGGTGCTGCTTCTGGATGATATCGCGCGCTCCGGGGCGACTTTGCGTGCCTGTCGGCAGCTCCTGCTGGAGCACGGGGCGAGTGAGGTTCAGATGCTGGCGCTGGGGCGAGTCTGGCGGCCCTGA